The DNA region TCGCCATATTTTATATGCAGATGCAAACCGCAATACCCGGCATCATCAACGATATGGATTTTGATCTGGATAACAAAGAAAAGCCGGCAATCACCGGTCTCCACCCTTATGTGCTGAAGCAAAAAAACGAGCTTGTCCGCCTCACCAAGCAGCGGGGCATCACGATCATCATCACCGACGGATACCGGAGCCATGAAGAACAGACCCGGATTTACAATCAGGGACGGACAACCGAGGGCGATATCGTTACGAACGCCAAAGCCGGCCAATCCCTCCACAACTACGGGCTCGCCATTGATTTTGCCTTGAAGCTCGAGGATGGCAGCGTCATCTGGGATATGGAATACGACGGTAATGGCAATGGCAAATCCGACTGGATGGAAGTGGTGACCATCGCCAAAGAGCTCGGGTTCGAATGGGGCGGCGATTGGGACAAATTCCCTGACTATCCGCATTTGCAGATGGATTTCGGACTGACGATCCGCGAACTTCAGCGCGGCAAGCTTCCCGATCCGGATATCCATGAGTATTCGGAAGGGACGAAATCGAAATAACAGTGCCGTGCATAGCAGGGCTGGTCAGGTTCGGAAGGTATCAATTAAGACAAGTCACATGCGCTGATGTACGTATGTGACTTTTTGCTGTTTTAGGAAGTATGGGATTCGGAAAATCCGTCCTGATAGAGGAAAATCAACTTTTTTTATTTATAAATGGCAAGAAGCTGGGAACGGAATCTATTCTGCGTTGAGACCACATATATTCTCTGGAAATACTTCGCTAGCTTTATGAGCGTCGTGCCCTCGGCAACGTCCTCTTCGTCCCAGCCCAAACATACAAACGTAAAGCTTTCATCGGAAAGCAGTAATTGCTGCTGTAAATAATGAATGACCCCCATTTCCTCATGATCAAGGACAGCCGCCTGAACGTCTTCTTCCCGGGGCTGATAGCGATAGATCTCCGCAGCACCGCCCTCCAATTTACCCCCCTTTTGATGATCTATGAAAGAATTGATAAACGGATTTAGGCGCGAATCGACGTACAGGCTATGGCTTAAGATTATTCGATGAGCAGCCTTTGTGCAAATTTTTCCAAAATAGACTTGACATGCCCTGCACGTTTTGGTTATATAGTCATATATATAAGCATATAACCTTTACAGAAACATCATTGGCAAGGCGGTGATTCGCATTAGCGGCTCGATATATCCGGATAACAAGCCCTTGTTCCTCCAGATCAAGGAAAAGATCGAAGACCAGATCGTGAACGATCAGCTGCTTGAAGGAGAGCAGATCCCTTCCACGACGCAGCTGTCGAGCTTTTACAAAATCAATCACATTACGGTCTTGAAGGGGATCAATCTGCTCGTTGAATCCGGGCTCATTTTTAAAAAGCGGGGTGTCGGCATGTTTGTTGCGGAAGGGGCGAAGGAGCAGCTGCTTCGGACCCGGAAAAATGCATTTGCAGATGATTACGTAATGCCTATGGTACAGGAGGCCGATAAGCTCGGTCTGTCCACGGAAGAGTTGTTTGAGATCATCACCCAAGTAAAGGAGCGTGACGCCCATGAATCTTGATGTCGAATTCGATCGGGTCTCCATTCGCTACGGGGACGTTGAGGCCGTAAAGGATGTGTCCTTCCGATTGGACGGCGGGAAGATTTACGGCCTGCTCGGACGGAACGGCGCAGGCAAAACCTCGCTGCTGTCCGCGCTGGCTTCGTTTCGCGAGCCATCATCAGGCACGGTGAAGGTAGGCGGCGAGCAGCCGTTTGAAAATGCAAAAATTATGCGGGAGGTCTCCTTCCTCTATGACATCGACTACAAGGACGAGTCGGACAAAGTGAAAGCGGCGATCGAGACGGTGGCCGGATATCGGCCCCGATTTGATACGGAATACGCCCTCGGGCTGGCACGCAAATTCAATCTGCCGCTGGATAAACCGCTTAAGGAGCTCTCGAAAGGCATGCAGTCGGCTTTCAACGTGACGATCGGGCTTGCCAGCCGCTCGCCGGTAACGATTCTGGACGAGGTGTACCTGGGCATGGATGCACCCACCCGGGAAATTTTCTACCGGGAGCTGCTCGAGGATCAGGAGCGGCACCCGCGGACGTTCATTCTGTCCACGCATCTCGTGTCGGAGATGGATTATTTGTTCGAGGAAGTCATTATCATCCATAAAGGCCGGTTCATCCTCCAAGACGATTACGAATCGTTAACCTCCCGCGGCGTTTCGATTACGGGACCGGCGCAGAAGGTGGACGAATTCACGTCGGGACTCAACGTGCTGAATGTTCAACAGCTGGGCTCCACCAAATCGGCCGTCGTCTACGGAGAGATGAGCGAGGAATCCAAGCATGCGGCGGGACGCGCGGGGCTTGAGCTGGGTCCGATCTCGCTGCAGGACTTGTTTATCCATATCACAGGGGAGGAGCAGGGAACATGAAACAACCAACGTCAGCCGCTTCGAGAATAATGATGGAGATGTTTTGGCACCAAGGCTCATGGGCCATAGGATATCTGGTTATCGTGCTTCTGCTTAACCTCGTGCTTGGGATTGCCGGCAGCAGCAGCAACATCGGCCAGGACGATTTCTTCTCCATCATCTACCGCTCGACCAAAGGCTTCATGCTGGTCATCGGCATTATATCTTCCTTCGGCTTCCTAAGCTTCTATGTGCGCCACGGCTTCACCAGAAGGGACTTCTTTAAAGGAGCCGCCTTGGCCGCCCTGCTGCTGTCCATTGCCTTTCCGCTCGTCGTCGGCCCCGTCAGCCTGCTGCTCTCGGCGATGAACGTTTCGGACATCGGGAACTCTCCGGTTCTGCAGGTATTCGAGCACAACTGGTTCCTTGCCCTGGCGTCATTTGGCATCCAAATCTACGTATACTACCTGATGGGATGGATGATCGGCTCCGGCTTCTACCGTCACGACTGGATTCGAGGTTTAGGCTTCATCGCCATAGCGATCGTTCTT from Paenibacillus ihbetae includes:
- a CDS encoding Tat pathway signal protein, with the protein product MKQPTSAASRIMMEMFWHQGSWAIGYLVIVLLLNLVLGIAGSSSNIGQDDFFSIIYRSTKGFMLVIGIISSFGFLSFYVRHGFTRRDFFKGAALAALLLSIAFPLVVGPVSLLLSAMNVSDIGNSPVLQVFEHNWFLALASFGIQIYVYYLMGWMIGSGFYRHDWIRGLGFIAIAIVLVGFMDALWQFELASLWERWMPAFTLNMPLYASLAGSAVIMVLGLVLIRLLTRKVTIKL
- a CDS encoding M15 family metallopeptidase, with amino-acid sequence MIKRRRKTVVLLAALLLAIFYMQMQTAIPGIINDMDFDLDNKEKPAITGLHPYVLKQKNELVRLTKQRGITIIITDGYRSHEEQTRIYNQGRTTEGDIVTNAKAGQSLHNYGLAIDFALKLEDGSVIWDMEYDGNGNGKSDWMEVVTIAKELGFEWGGDWDKFPDYPHLQMDFGLTIRELQRGKLPDPDIHEYSEGTKSK
- a CDS encoding ATP-binding cassette domain-containing protein, producing the protein MNLDVEFDRVSIRYGDVEAVKDVSFRLDGGKIYGLLGRNGAGKTSLLSALASFREPSSGTVKVGGEQPFENAKIMREVSFLYDIDYKDESDKVKAAIETVAGYRPRFDTEYALGLARKFNLPLDKPLKELSKGMQSAFNVTIGLASRSPVTILDEVYLGMDAPTREIFYRELLEDQERHPRTFILSTHLVSEMDYLFEEVIIIHKGRFILQDDYESLTSRGVSITGPAQKVDEFTSGLNVLNVQQLGSTKSAVVYGEMSEESKHAAGRAGLELGPISLQDLFIHITGEEQGT
- a CDS encoding GntR family transcriptional regulator, whose amino-acid sequence is MSGSIYPDNKPLFLQIKEKIEDQIVNDQLLEGEQIPSTTQLSSFYKINHITVLKGINLLVESGLIFKKRGVGMFVAEGAKEQLLRTRKNAFADDYVMPMVQEADKLGLSTEELFEIITQVKERDAHES